The nucleotide window ATATTCAGGAATCACTTGAGGGAAAGCGTCTTGTCCATGGCGGCGGCAAGTTGTCAGTAAAAGGCAATAGCCTCGCTGAATGGGGCGTGACTCTTAAAATGACCAACGTCAGGGCGAACTTGGACTTCTCAGCGCCCCCAGGTTTTCGCAGCGCGTCACCAAACGGCTTCGTGCTAGAGGCCCCCCTGGGGCGGTCCTGGGAGATTGCGCTCAGAAGTCAGATCGAAGGGCGAGCGAAGGTCGAGGTCGGCAATGAGAGACTGCTCAAGTGGGACCCGTCACTGTTTCCATTCGGTATCCGCATCTCGAACATTCAGACGCGTGTAGAGGTGCAGGTCGACCCGCGCGATCCCGAGCGTCCGCGTTTGGCCAATGCGTCGATTCACCCGCGGTTTTCGATAGGCGGCGAGGGATTCATCCCTGTCTCCATACCGGTGGCGCCGCCTCAGGTCGAAGTCGCGGGCGGAAGACTGCGGATGGTCGCCCACTTCACCAATCTTCCGGTGTCCCTCCCGCCGCTCGACGCACGCCTAACGGGGGATGTCATCTTGACGTTCGAGCCGGTCCGAACCGATATCTGGGGCAGCGTGAACTACGCCGCCACTGTGATCGGCAAGCCGCGCGGCGTCGATGAACAAAGCTTCTCGTCCCCCCAACAGTTCGGCGCAGATATGAGCGACAACGTGTACGACGCGCTGCAGGGTCAACAGATCGACGGAACGGCCTCGTTCCACGCCGCATTCCAGCTCGTCACCGTGACGGTGAAAGGGGAGTTGAGCGTCGGATTGGGCTTCTCCTACCTCGGGACGCGATACGACAAACGCGTTGGGGTTCCTTTTGGATTTGCTCTGCCTTTCGTCGTGCCAACCACGGACGAACTCAGCAAACTCATAGTCGGACTGAGGCCGGGGCTGCCTCGCACACCACCTCACGGGGACGGTCATCCAGGCGGTGTCACGCCCCCGCTCGCCACGCCGATTGACTTCGCCGCTCCGGCCGCCGCTATTGAGCAGGGGATCATTCCGCACCTCCCGTTTGGCGCAGTGCTGTCGCTCGACTATCCGTGGCTGAACTTAGACCCTCCCCTCGTCGGGTTCGTGCCTCCGGTGGCGCTGAAATCACCTCCGACATTCGGCCAAGATGAGGACTCCGCGATCTGGACAGGCCACTATCTTGCGGCAGAGTCGTTCCGTTATGCCGCGCTCCCCTCGCCGGAAGCCTTGGACCGCGTGAAGTTCGTGCTCGGTGGGATCAAGCGCCTGTTCGATGTCACGGCCGATGCGGTGGGGCCGCCTGTACGCGTAAGCCACACAATGGACATGAACATCAGTGGAGCCGCCTTCATCCCTGTCACAGCCGGTCCCGGCATTCTGGCTCGGACGGCGCGCCGCTCCGACCATCCAAGTAATTACACAACCGACCAGAAGTTCTCGAAGGAGAAGACCGGCCCGCTCGAGACGCGCCCCTGCCACTACCTCCATCCGGAAGGCGGCTGGAGGGTGCAAGGACAGGCAACGGTCTATCCGACCTACGGCACCGTTCCTGAAAACATCCGAAAGCAAATGCCCAGCTTGATTCGACCTGAAGGACCGATCTGGTACGGCTGGGGTTGCGGGACCAATCATCCAGTCAGCAAAGACCAGTTGGTCGGGATCTTTATGGGGCTGGGGATGGCGTTTCAAAATGTAGACGATCCCGACGTGAAGGGGACAGCCAGGAAGCTCGTGGAAGACGCGTTGGATTACTTGTTGCGTAACGATTGGAACGTCGTCCTTCCGCCGGATAATCGGATCGCCCCCAGTTCCTCGTTCTTCGGCGATTTTCCGAAGCAATTGGCGTTACTCCGGGTCGGGAAGACTGTAAATTCAGCCAAGTACGGAGCGCTCTATGATCGTTACGCGCCGGCTGCCGAGCTGACCTGGATCTCCGTATGGTTTGGGGCGTTTGAACCGCTGACCCAGTACTACAAGTTCAATCTCTCGCATGCCGCGTTCGCTTCGCTCTTGTTTCTGGAAACAGATCCTGCGATTCGAGCCAGAGCCATGGCAGGCTACAAGGTGCTGTGGGGACCCGTTCGCCATCACAAGAATGCCTATTTCGACTTGTTGCATATCCTGGTACAAGCGCCGCCGGAACGTGCGGCGATGGCCGGCAGTCCCGCGCCCACGAACGCCAGGATGAGTCTTGCCGATGAAATCCGCTCGCTGCTATCGGACTGGCTGGTTCGGCTGAACGATCCGCAAATCAAGGGGCCGAACGGCTTGCCGCGCAACGACATCGCAGATACGGCGTTTCAATCCGGGCTTTGGCCACGGGATGTCACGCTGTACGCGCCGATCGATGGCAGCCGGCCCCGTTGGGTAGCGAACTACGCACTGCCGGTCTCGAAGCGGATCGGGCGAGGCATGGACTTCATGTGGCAGCGGGAACCGTTCCAAGCTGCGATGTCCGAGTCGAAGCGTACACCCGGGGCGTTGCCTCCGGATGAGACGGAAGTCCTGGCGAGCGGCGCCGGCGGTTTGATGCGCTTGCGAGAAGGTCCTGGCGTAGATTATCTGCTGGCCTATTACATGGCGGTGTACCTGGGAGTCATACCAAAATGAGCTACATACGGTTTCACTCGTAGATTCTCAGCACAGAAGCGATGGAGACAAGAAACAGGGACATTCTGAATTTCATCGGACACAGTCGCAGCCCTGGATTCATCGTCGGGACCGAACCGGACCCGGTGCCTTGAACGTGAACGGGTTGAGAGAGCTGATCGCGCGGGCGAGAGGGTGGGAGGGAGCTGCGTGTTTGCATGACATTGAGGGCAATGGTCATGTGGATAGGAGGTAGCATATGAAGACACTCCGGCTTGTGCTTGCTCTCGCGCTAGGATGGTTGTTGTTCGCGATTCCAACCTTTGCCCAATTTCGGGATCCGATTGGCCCCTACGCTGCCCCACAAGCGGAACCAGGCTCCACCGATGCGCCGGGCGCGGATCCGAGCGAGGTCCAATCACGCGGTATGCCGCCGGAGCCGCAACCGACCGGCGAGCAGGAAGCGACATCCTCGGCCACGGGACCCACGACACCCGACGAACCGGTTCCGCCGGAGGAGGAGACCGACATTCAGGAACGGGGGATCCTGCCGGGGGTGATAAAGCCCGGCGCCACCCTGCAATTTTCCGCGCCGACCCCAAGCCTCACCGCCATCCGCAACGCGATCCGCCTCACCTCGAAGAGCATCTCCGTGAACCTCCGCATCCCGGCGAACCTGCCGGTGACGGTGCCCGTCGAGGTCGAAGTCTTCTATAGCTCTCCGTTCCAATCGCGGATCCTGAAACGAACCTATAGTCCCGCCACCGGCCTGACTCTCTCGTATCGCGAGGCGGAAGGGAATGGGGAACCTCGGAAGATGAAGGTCACGATTACTGTGAGGGAGCTGGTCCCCAATGGGCAAGTGACCGGGTTGAACAAGGAGTTCACGCTCACCCCGCTCTATGACGTCTTTGTCACGGACTTGAGGTTCGTCATGGCTCTCCGTTGCGATTCCGTTGGCAAAAGCGACATCAGCTTCCGGTGGTATTCGCCTGACCGTCAGCGCCATGAGCAAAAGTTCAAACTCGGTGAGGGCGAGACAAAAGGAATCACACAATTCTCATGGACCCGCAAGGAGATCAGTACGCGGGCCAACCTCGTGGAGCCGATGATGCTTTTTGTTGAGAGTGATCCTAGCTATTTTCCTCCCAGCTACGACCCTGTTCGAGAGGGACCTTCTGACATTCCCTTGGTGCCGGGACCGACGACCAAGCATCACTTTCTTCTGAAGAACGAAAAGATGGGGCCGCCCGGACTTCAGGGCGCCGTTGGCGGCAATGCGTGCGTAGCGGAGATTACCTACACGATCATCCGTGCGTTGATGCCCTTTGATTAATTCTAACGCAGAGCTTGGGGTCGACTGTGATGCGATCGGGCGTCATACCGGTACGGTACTTGACTTAGACCAGGAGCGCAGGGCTAACGGAATCTCCTACACGCCCGACTTCATCGTCGGTATGGAGCTGTGCCGAGCGGGTTCGACATCAAGCAGGGGATCCTTTGATAGCAGCGATCGGACTTCTGACTAGACGGGACTACGGTTTGTGTCTACTGGGAGGAAAATGAAGTAGCGTCAAGAACGCGAACAGGAGGTCGTCATGATATTCATCACGGCGCTGGTTCTCAGCTGTTTAATGATAGTAGGTGGTGTGTCCAGTCTCTTCGCAGTCAATCTCGTTCTCGCAGAGGAACCGGCGGCGGCACCTGCGCCGGAAGGATCTAGCGCTGCCCCGGAAGCGGGCGACGTGCAGGAGCGCGCCGTGATCCGCGATCACCGAACACAACAGGAGTTGAAACAGACGGCGCCTGCGACCGCCAAACCGGGTGTGGGCATCTTTCAGCCCGGCATGCAAATGACGCCGGCTCCGTCCGCTCCATCCAGTGGTGGTACCGGTCCCTTGCCGGTGGTCGGAGGCATCAATGAGCCTGATTACAAATATCCCTGGGTCGTACGGATGAACGGTTGCGGCGGGGTGCTGATTGATCCGCAGTGGGTGCTGACCGCCGCCCATTGCGTGACGCCGAACATCGGATTCGGACAACTCACCTACACCAGGAAGGATTCGTATGGCAATGTGCTCACGGAAACCCGTCCGCGTGACCCGAATGTCGGGCCGGCCAACAACCGCGGGGTATTCATCCACCCGAACTATACGCCCAACCAGGATCAAGCCAATGACATCGCGCTGATCAAGCTGGCGCAGCCCTTCTCCATCAACTTCGGCCTCCAGACCGTCGGGCTGCCGCGATTTCCCCGGACACCGGGCCGCGTAGGAACCGTCGCTTCCTACGTGAGGCATGACGGATCCCCGGTACCCCAGGGGCAAATCGCCATCTTCCGAGGTCCCATCGCGTTGCTTGATTCTCCGACCAAGCTGTTCGTCGAGGCCAGCGCGGCCGGCGCGGCCCTCTGCCCAGGGGACAGTGGATCCGGCTTCGTGATGGTCGAAAACGGCCGTGCCGTCGTGCGCGGCGTCGCTTCGCAAGGCACGGTCGGAGACTGCAAGACGCCGACCGGCGAGGCGGTCTTCACGGATGTCTTCGTGTTTCGTAATTGGCTTCTGCAAACCATGGGCAAGAACGACGCGACATTGTCCGGCAACACGCGCGTTCGCTGGAGCGGGACCGCGGCCAGCGGCAAACTTGTCATGGGCTGCAGCCATCCGAACACGCCCTATTGGGGTCCGCTCAATGTAGCCGGCATCGAAGAGGGAGCCAACTGTGATGGCGGGCAGGCGCAGGGGATCATTTGCCAGCTTGATGCGAATCAGCCAAGCACGAGGTTTGGACCGCCGCAGATCGTCGGTTTTACCATGAGGACGACCATTGGCAACTCCAGTCAGGTGACTCCGCTTCCGTTCGTGAGCAACCTGGCTCAGTTCGCAGGTCCACTCCCCGCCGGTGCGTCACGCGAGTTCACCTGCCAGATCGGCACCGCACTGACGTCGGGGACGCTGGGGACGGCCGGTACGGCGGTTCTGAGTCGCGGGGTTGAAGACGATCAGTCTGAAGAATCGGCGATCGAGCAGC belongs to Nitrospira sp. and includes:
- a CDS encoding trypsin-like serine protease — encoded protein: MIFITALVLSCLMIVGGVSSLFAVNLVLAEEPAAAPAPEGSSAAPEAGDVQERAVIRDHRTQQELKQTAPATAKPGVGIFQPGMQMTPAPSAPSSGGTGPLPVVGGINEPDYKYPWVVRMNGCGGVLIDPQWVLTAAHCVTPNIGFGQLTYTRKDSYGNVLTETRPRDPNVGPANNRGVFIHPNYTPNQDQANDIALIKLAQPFSINFGLQTVGLPRFPRTPGRVGTVASYVRHDGSPVPQGQIAIFRGPIALLDSPTKLFVEASAAGAALCPGDSGSGFVMVENGRAVVRGVASQGTVGDCKTPTGEAVFTDVFVFRNWLLQTMGKNDATLSGNTRVRWSGTAASGKLVMGCSHPNTPYWGPLNVAGIEEGANCDGGQAQGIICQLDANQPSTRFGPPQIVGFTMRTTIGNSSQVTPLPFVSNLAQFAGPLPAGASREFTCQIGTALTSGTLGTAGTAVLSRGVEDDQSEESAIEQPSPFDPSEEPKP